The following are encoded together in the Marinifilum sp. JC120 genome:
- a CDS encoding N-acyl homoserine lactonase family protein — protein MSKYKIHPIVMGTKRFDKGMMTYQHDYGQPYIIPIYCWYLEGGDKKILVDTGEMQPIISDDREADLGGKIYTFEDGLAKYGLKPEDIDIVIHTHLHNDHCENDYKCVNAKFYVHRKELDHVHDPHPLDFRYLEDYVEDVEDAGQVVAVDGDYEVVPGIRMMHTPAHTPGGMTILIDTEGGLAAITGFCVIMENFNPPPEVRGMEMEVIPPGTSVNTYEAYNIMLKVKELADILIPLHEPVFAKMDVVEGT, from the coding sequence ATGTCCAAATATAAAATTCATCCCATTGTTATGGGAACCAAACGATTCGACAAAGGTATGATGACCTATCAGCATGATTACGGTCAGCCTTACATTATTCCCATTTACTGCTGGTATCTGGAAGGTGGGGATAAAAAGATTCTGGTAGATACCGGTGAAATGCAGCCTATCATTTCAGATGACCGCGAAGCTGATCTGGGTGGCAAAATTTATACTTTTGAAGATGGGCTGGCGAAGTACGGGCTCAAGCCTGAAGATATCGATATCGTCATTCATACCCATCTACACAACGACCATTGCGAGAATGATTACAAGTGCGTGAATGCTAAATTTTACGTGCATCGCAAAGAGCTTGATCATGTTCATGATCCGCATCCGCTGGATTTCCGTTATCTGGAGGATTACGTCGAAGACGTGGAAGACGCCGGGCAGGTGGTCGCTGTTGACGGCGATTACGAAGTTGTGCCCGGTATCCGCATGATGCATACCCCGGCCCACACACCGGGAGGTATGACTATCCTAATTGATACTGAGGGTGGTCTTGCTGCCATTACCGGATTCTGCGTAATCATGGAGAATTTTAATCCTCCGCCGGAAGTACGGGGCATGGAAATGGAAGTGATTCCTCCGGGAACTTCGGTCAATACTTATGAAGCCTACAACATCATGCTCAAGGTTAAAGAGCTGGCGGATATCCTGATCCCGTTGCATGAGCCTGTCTTTGCTAAAATGGACGTGGTGGAGGGAACTTAA
- a CDS encoding MarR family transcriptional regulator produces MSNANRMVIELLRLGAYLQREGGRITREFGLAQQQFVVLVAIKEQGPVSQKAILSDLLYEKSNVSKSISRLSALGLIQTSRSEKDSRVVLCEVTDEGREIVERCMIIMKASNEKWLQHIPEDELEQVVKVLSTIRPTD; encoded by the coding sequence ATGTCCAACGCAAATAGAATGGTGATTGAATTGCTCCGCCTGGGGGCTTACCTACAGCGGGAGGGGGGGCGTATTACACGTGAATTCGGGCTGGCGCAGCAGCAGTTTGTGGTGCTGGTAGCTATTAAAGAGCAGGGGCCTGTTTCGCAAAAAGCGATTCTCTCGGACCTTCTTTACGAGAAATCCAACGTATCAAAATCAATTTCGCGTCTTTCCGCTCTTGGACTGATCCAGACTTCCAGATCCGAGAAGGACTCCCGTGTTGTTCTGTGTGAGGTTACAGACGAAGGACGGGAGATTGTTGAGCGGTGCATGATTATAATGAAGGCTTCAAATGAAAAATGGCTGCAACATATTCCTGAAGATGAACTGGAGCAGGTGGTGAAGGTTCTAAGCACCATCCGCCCCACGGACTAA
- a CDS encoding sulfite exporter TauE/SafE family protein → MFKSRKSLLIMALAALAVVAYIQPAFADRLADAISATPKGAEAGQINTELAPGFLGIPGGPSVNLVIGFAWAIWVGWIFSTVGAFGGIMAGVGHITIFGFGNYASTFKKTSPVMNKLVTDSIRVSNQWLVGTSAAMSSFNYYKMGRLVLPLGLCLAAGSIAGSYLVPWLTAGKVSLKSYIGFFGLFVLALGCYLFYETTPKGQAGKKQAKEAAKAFEASIKDEKEGAQVDTAAMGVKVVSFSLSKCIFTFYGVEFSFNPLIPVVGGFIIAALASFLGVGGGFLLVPFLTSVAGLPMYLVAGTSALAVLVGMTTSVFTYMVVKDTPVFWPLIGVELLGILVGSFIGPRTSKYIPDVWLKRLFVVLALYVGIRYSSKGFLGYSLLPPF, encoded by the coding sequence ATGTTTAAATCACGCAAAAGCCTTTTGATCATGGCTCTCGCGGCACTGGCAGTGGTGGCTTACATCCAGCCTGCCTTTGCAGACCGTCTGGCAGATGCTATCAGCGCAACCCCCAAGGGTGCTGAAGCAGGCCAAATCAACACAGAACTCGCTCCCGGCTTCCTCGGAATCCCCGGCGGCCCCAGCGTTAACCTCGTAATCGGCTTTGCATGGGCGATCTGGGTTGGTTGGATTTTCTCTACAGTCGGCGCATTCGGCGGCATCATGGCCGGTGTTGGTCACATCACCATTTTCGGTTTCGGTAACTATGCTTCTACCTTCAAAAAGACCTCTCCGGTCATGAACAAGCTGGTAACCGACTCCATCCGCGTATCTAACCAGTGGCTGGTTGGTACTTCCGCGGCGATGTCCTCCTTTAACTACTACAAGATGGGCCGTCTGGTTCTGCCGTTGGGTCTTTGCCTTGCCGCAGGTTCCATTGCCGGTTCCTATCTCGTACCCTGGCTCACCGCTGGTAAAGTTTCCCTGAAATCCTATATCGGATTCTTCGGTCTCTTTGTTCTCGCTTTGGGCTGCTACCTGTTCTACGAAACCACTCCCAAAGGACAGGCTGGCAAAAAGCAGGCTAAAGAAGCAGCAAAGGCTTTCGAAGCTTCCATCAAAGATGAAAAAGAAGGTGCACAGGTTGATACCGCAGCAATGGGTGTTAAAGTTGTCAGCTTCTCTCTGAGCAAATGCATCTTCACCTTCTACGGTGTTGAATTTTCCTTCAACCCTCTGATTCCGGTTGTTGGTGGTTTCATCATCGCAGCACTCGCATCCTTCCTCGGTGTTGGCGGCGGCTTCTTGCTCGTTCCTTTCCTGACCAGTGTTGCAGGCCTGCCCATGTACCTTGTTGCAGGTACTTCCGCACTGGCTGTACTCGTAGGTATGACCACCTCCGTCTTCACCTACATGGTTGTTAAAGATACTCCGGTATTCTGGCCGCTCATCGGCGTGGAACTGCTCGGTATCCTCGTGGGTTCCTTCATCGGCCCCCGTACTTCCAAGTACATCCCGGACGTATGGCTCAAGCGACTCTTCGTCGTACTGGCTCTGTACGTAGGTATCCGTTACTCGTCCAAGGGATTCCTCGGCTACAGCCTGCTGCCTCCGTTCTAA
- a CDS encoding phosphate/phosphite/phosphonate ABC transporter substrate-binding protein, with protein sequence MFKLKYTLPAILLLAGAAIYFFGSQPEGKIVRVDMSIREEVRVPEPRPAITYAYLPQYSHRVSYLRHSKLIDYLSRESGFTIRQVFPDTFEEHRRMVENGEIDISFSNPMTYVSIAKNGARAFARIIEPSGSPTFRGQIITRKDNRAITRLEDCIGKTWIAVDPLSAGGYLFPLGLFLKHGIKESDFKEISFAPGPGGKQEKAVLAVYAGKYDFASIREGTLNVVRDKINIDKIRIVAETEPFPGWVYAARKGLSENVVNKIKYCMFRMSMENPEQAAILYQAGMRGILPAQDSDYDAVRRLTKELGLNIDYGQQGG encoded by the coding sequence ATGTTCAAACTAAAATATACCCTTCCGGCCATACTCCTGTTAGCCGGAGCAGCAATTTATTTCTTCGGATCACAACCAGAGGGAAAAATTGTACGTGTGGATATGTCCATCCGCGAAGAAGTACGTGTACCCGAGCCGCGTCCGGCCATTACATACGCCTACCTGCCTCAATATTCACACCGGGTTTCATACCTGAGACACAGTAAACTTATTGATTACCTTTCCCGCGAATCCGGCTTCACAATCCGGCAGGTCTTCCCGGATACCTTTGAGGAACACCGCCGCATGGTGGAAAATGGCGAAATTGACATTTCATTCTCCAACCCCATGACCTACGTCAGCATTGCCAAAAACGGTGCACGAGCCTTTGCCCGGATCATCGAACCTTCCGGCAGTCCTACCTTCAGGGGCCAAATCATCACCCGCAAAGATAACCGGGCCATAACAAGGCTTGAAGACTGCATCGGTAAAACATGGATCGCAGTAGATCCACTTTCCGCAGGCGGTTATCTCTTTCCGCTGGGCTTGTTTCTCAAACATGGGATCAAGGAATCGGACTTCAAGGAAATTTCATTTGCCCCCGGACCGGGAGGTAAGCAGGAAAAGGCCGTGCTTGCGGTATACGCGGGTAAATATGACTTTGCTTCAATCCGGGAAGGAACTCTCAATGTTGTCCGCGACAAAATAAATATCGATAAGATCAGGATTGTTGCTGAAACCGAACCTTTCCCCGGCTGGGTCTACGCCGCACGTAAAGGGCTCTCAGAAAATGTTGTTAATAAAATTAAATACTGCATGTTCCGCATGTCCATGGAGAACCCGGAACAGGCCGCCATTCTGTATCAGGCGGGCATGAGAGGAATTCTTCCCGCCCAAGATAGTGACTACGATGCGGTAAGAAGGCTCACCAAAGAGCTTGGACTGAACATTGATTACGGACAACAGGGAGGCTGA
- a CDS encoding PAS domain S-box protein produces the protein MTEIFSRLRFRTKINLGITLIVAFTSLIIAIFVIRMSSDALIEQSRKRGEVLAGNLALRAENPLLSVDLLNLGSMVNELKKADDEIVYAFIMDDQNRVLANTFSDGFPVQLKDANQSENNKISIVTINTGKKRIFDFAAPIFLNDKKLGTVRVGLSRGGIQAVVQNLIFAIFALTGAVLLLAVLISTQFARHLTFRLGSLQKHAEDIVTTHLGPSLRKEENKNEKFTDRFKRAITHPLKGDEIQELSNTFDAMGMSLACHIEDLQITEADLTRQKELLKTIINVSPDFVSLLGPQLTYLAVNRTYAKHLGHTEDEIIGLTDEELYPSETASTRMEEARMILKTGKTVNKETREPETDEHPARWFHTIRVPVHGQNNNIIGVLSTSREITELKGYQAQLIQSQKMESIGKLAGGVAHEINTPLGIILGYAQLLQEDLNPDEQISKDIEIIEKQARVCRKIVADLLGFSRQNESEKITMCFNNSILEVVQLVSHTFKLEQVEISTELDDRFPIIHGDPEKLKQVWLNLLSNALEAIDEKGRIHISTQLDTETMTITAVFADTGHGVEPKNINAIFDPFYSTKPVGKGTGLGLSVSFGIIKDHGGTIKAVSPLPRSLRRTLELPENAGPGTMFEVTLPLDDLSEEEPA, from the coding sequence ATGACTGAAATTTTCTCCCGGCTGAGATTCCGGACAAAAATCAATCTTGGAATAACCTTAATTGTTGCCTTCACCTCACTGATCATTGCAATTTTCGTTATCCGCATGTCCTCGGACGCGCTCATTGAGCAATCCCGCAAACGGGGTGAAGTTCTGGCCGGTAATCTGGCCCTACGCGCGGAAAACCCTCTACTTTCAGTGGACCTGCTCAATCTGGGGTCCATGGTCAACGAGCTGAAAAAAGCCGATGATGAAATCGTTTACGCTTTTATCATGGATGATCAGAACCGGGTCCTCGCCAACACTTTCAGCGATGGTTTTCCGGTCCAGCTTAAGGACGCTAATCAGAGCGAAAACAACAAAATCAGCATAGTCACCATTAATACCGGCAAAAAACGTATATTTGACTTTGCCGCACCTATTTTCCTCAATGACAAAAAACTGGGGACCGTTCGTGTCGGCCTTTCGCGGGGCGGAATCCAAGCCGTAGTCCAAAATCTGATCTTCGCCATTTTCGCCCTCACCGGAGCGGTTTTATTGCTTGCGGTGCTAATATCTACTCAGTTTGCCAGGCACTTAACCTTCCGTCTCGGCTCTCTGCAAAAACATGCCGAAGACATTGTGACCACCCATCTGGGACCTAGCCTGCGCAAAGAAGAGAACAAAAACGAGAAATTCACCGACAGATTTAAACGAGCCATCACTCATCCTCTTAAAGGTGATGAGATCCAAGAACTGAGCAATACTTTTGATGCCATGGGCATGAGCCTTGCCTGTCACATTGAAGACCTCCAGATTACCGAGGCGGACCTGACCCGCCAGAAAGAATTGCTCAAGACCATCATCAACGTCTCCCCGGATTTCGTATCCTTACTGGGCCCGCAGTTAACTTATCTCGCGGTAAACAGGACCTATGCCAAACATTTAGGCCATACAGAGGACGAAATCATCGGCCTGACCGACGAAGAGTTATATCCATCCGAAACAGCTTCCACCCGCATGGAGGAAGCACGCATGATCCTTAAAACCGGAAAAACAGTAAATAAGGAAACACGCGAACCGGAAACAGACGAACACCCGGCCCGCTGGTTTCATACTATCCGCGTTCCGGTCCATGGCCAGAACAACAACATCATCGGAGTACTTTCCACTTCCCGTGAAATAACTGAACTTAAAGGGTATCAGGCCCAGCTTATTCAGTCCCAGAAAATGGAATCAATCGGTAAACTGGCAGGTGGCGTGGCCCACGAGATCAACACTCCACTGGGAATAATCCTCGGTTACGCCCAGTTACTTCAGGAAGATCTCAACCCTGACGAACAGATATCTAAAGACATTGAAATTATTGAAAAACAAGCCCGCGTTTGCCGCAAGATTGTTGCTGACCTGCTGGGTTTTTCACGCCAGAATGAAAGTGAAAAAATAACCATGTGCTTCAACAACTCCATTCTGGAAGTTGTGCAGTTGGTCAGTCACACTTTCAAGCTGGAACAGGTTGAAATATCGACAGAACTTGATGATCGATTCCCCATCATCCACGGCGACCCTGAAAAGCTAAAACAAGTTTGGCTGAATCTGCTTTCCAACGCATTGGAAGCCATTGATGAGAAAGGACGCATCCACATTTCAACCCAACTTGATACTGAAACAATGACCATTACCGCCGTCTTTGCTGACACCGGACACGGAGTTGAACCCAAAAACATCAATGCCATCTTCGACCCCTTCTACTCCACAAAACCTGTGGGTAAAGGAACCGGGCTGGGTCTTTCCGTTTCCTTCGGTATTATCAAAGACCACGGCGGAACGATCAAAGCCGTCAGCCCTCTACCACGTTCCTTACGCCGCACTCTCGAGCTGCCGGAAAATGCTGGTCCCGGCACCATGTTTGAAGTGACTCTGCCGCTCGACGATCTATCAGAAGAAGAACCAGCTTAG
- a CDS encoding pyruvate, phosphate dikinase: MKFRHVFSHWTYETFPPGRLLRRRYNSFKKLMELEERCLKSISHIEDIGFGLTVTDWAYVEKQAADLGINIRTMLEHLQDMNPVRFMDIMDYYNKINFYVRMAVTVPDPEISKPFTFALDDAIDYEFKAGACAADLARLKQAGVPVLDGMVIGSDVYNYFIEANNLRIAIDEILESAVTTGITDLNIISRTIIDRFMQGVMPETITTEIEIAALETSRGSGNLTLTASSTPEGSLYALPESWCTISPVPAQDIVEAWKKAVTCKFSAESIKARIESGYADRESPASVIIQPFKDIHDSGVIETLHESSDLPPKDREGGCSAIFSYNSTTPFLLSRREKMRIISRPEKSPLSTHSAKTIASLGKKAEELFDTPQKCHWITDLRNRVMITSARSYPFQGEKETVRIKQALSYIANLNISPRNTEMFLPEKSRSMYDLVRFANEKGIEEMFSLVSKKGLGIDGAKYLKARQPIGITVLNLADGLFSTAAGKMDISPDDIKSAPMWALWFGLGADRPGWDGDNSIEGYAILSRTYMNITLKSEKDLTEVDAVCDPDAQSNHIHFRFKGGSGSPDQRIARIRFISTTLKSQGFSTNHQGDMIEARFTGGREPEIQKLLATTGHLIAHIGTHHPVVKEGENADQVAARFISGLG, translated from the coding sequence ATGAAATTCCGACACGTATTCAGCCACTGGACTTACGAGACTTTCCCCCCCGGGCGATTACTCAGACGCAGGTACAACTCTTTTAAAAAGTTAATGGAACTGGAAGAGCGGTGCCTTAAATCCATCTCGCACATCGAAGATATCGGTTTCGGGCTGACCGTTACCGACTGGGCCTATGTAGAAAAACAGGCCGCCGATCTGGGCATCAATATCCGAACCATGCTTGAACACCTTCAGGACATGAACCCGGTGCGGTTCATGGATATCATGGACTATTATAACAAGATCAACTTTTATGTACGCATGGCTGTAACCGTACCCGATCCTGAAATTTCAAAGCCGTTCACTTTTGCTCTTGATGACGCCATTGATTACGAATTCAAGGCCGGAGCCTGCGCTGCGGACCTCGCAAGACTGAAACAGGCTGGCGTACCAGTTCTGGACGGCATGGTCATCGGCTCTGATGTTTACAATTACTTCATTGAAGCCAACAACCTGCGCATTGCCATTGATGAAATTCTGGAATCTGCGGTAACAACCGGGATAACCGACCTGAACATCATTTCCCGGACCATCATAGACCGTTTCATGCAGGGGGTAATGCCCGAAACAATCACCACCGAGATTGAAATAGCGGCACTGGAAACCTCGCGCGGAAGCGGTAACCTGACCCTGACCGCATCCTCCACCCCGGAAGGAAGCCTCTACGCCCTGCCGGAAAGCTGGTGCACCATCAGCCCTGTCCCGGCACAGGATATTGTTGAGGCATGGAAAAAAGCGGTCACCTGTAAATTTTCAGCAGAATCCATCAAAGCCCGCATTGAATCCGGTTATGCGGACCGCGAAAGTCCGGCCTCGGTTATCATTCAGCCTTTTAAAGACATTCATGATTCAGGTGTAATCGAAACCCTGCATGAATCATCGGATCTACCGCCTAAAGACCGGGAAGGCGGATGTTCAGCAATATTCAGCTACAACTCCACAACCCCGTTCTTACTTTCCAGACGGGAAAAAATGCGGATAATTTCCCGCCCTGAAAAATCTCCGCTTTCCACCCATTCGGCAAAAACAATCGCCTCTCTGGGTAAAAAAGCAGAGGAATTATTCGATACGCCGCAAAAATGCCACTGGATCACCGACCTGCGTAACCGGGTAATGATCACCTCCGCCCGCTCATACCCTTTTCAAGGGGAAAAAGAGACGGTACGTATCAAACAGGCCCTTTCCTACATCGCCAACCTGAACATCTCCCCGCGCAATACGGAAATGTTCCTGCCGGAAAAAAGCCGCTCCATGTATGATCTGGTGCGCTTTGCCAATGAAAAAGGTATTGAAGAAATGTTCTCGCTGGTCAGCAAGAAAGGACTGGGAATTGACGGAGCCAAATACCTGAAAGCCCGACAGCCCATCGGCATCACCGTACTCAACCTTGCGGACGGCCTGTTCAGCACAGCTGCGGGGAAAATGGATATTTCACCGGATGACATCAAATCAGCCCCCATGTGGGCTCTCTGGTTCGGACTCGGCGCGGACCGTCCGGGCTGGGATGGAGACAACAGCATTGAAGGCTACGCAATCCTTTCGCGAACCTACATGAATATTACCCTGAAATCAGAAAAAGACCTGACTGAAGTGGACGCAGTCTGCGACCCAGATGCCCAGTCCAATCACATCCATTTCCGCTTCAAAGGCGGCAGCGGAAGCCCGGACCAACGCATCGCGCGAATCCGGTTTATTAGTACGACCTTAAAGTCGCAAGGGTTCAGCACGAACCATCAGGGAGATATGATTGAAGCGAGATTCACAGGAGGAAGGGAACCGGAAATTCAAAAACTTCTGGCAACAACGGGACACTTGATCGCCCATATCGGCACCCATCATCCGGTGGTTAAGGAAGGAGAAAATGCAGATCAGGTAGCAGCGCGGTTTATTTCGGGATTGGGATAA
- a CDS encoding tetratricopeptide repeat protein has translation MNKVERIIWLVCVILTLTAMVGIIECRAETTSPSGLESELSCGRMGQELIDRGDYELAVSSLEQGLKKHPRSDWLYSLLGRAYFKMGDLEQAEAQFRMALDIDKNNPAAKRMVYEMRKTQDLLRDRDFYEWINIAKERAADLVTLVLGVWLGTLLTGISGRFYSHFVRTNFKKALAKKDFDYVTDILEDLHIKREKAQLRMRLRELLKEYDLEEAKEMIIEYVDDREIEDKLVHFLVQIHKKSRVKD, from the coding sequence ATGAATAAAGTAGAAAGAATTATCTGGCTGGTTTGTGTTATTCTGACCCTGACCGCCATGGTTGGCATTATCGAGTGCCGGGCGGAAACGACTTCTCCTTCAGGTCTTGAATCCGAACTTTCTTGCGGAAGAATGGGGCAGGAGTTGATTGACCGTGGTGATTATGAACTTGCGGTCTCCAGTCTTGAACAAGGTTTGAAAAAACACCCCCGCTCGGACTGGTTGTACAGCCTGCTCGGGCGGGCTTATTTTAAAATGGGCGATCTTGAACAGGCTGAGGCCCAGTTCCGCATGGCACTCGATATTGACAAGAACAACCCGGCTGCAAAGCGCATGGTCTATGAAATGCGCAAAACACAGGATTTGCTTCGGGATCGTGATTTTTACGAGTGGATAAATATTGCCAAGGAAAGAGCCGCCGACCTTGTAACTTTGGTCCTAGGTGTATGGCTGGGTACTCTTCTTACCGGGATTTCTGGTCGTTTCTATTCTCATTTTGTGCGTACTAATTTCAAAAAGGCTCTTGCCAAGAAAGATTTTGATTATGTTACCGATATTTTAGAAGATTTGCATATTAAACGGGAGAAAGCCCAATTACGCATGCGGTTACGTGAGCTTCTTAAAGAATATGACCTTGAAGAGGCCAAGGAAATGATCATCGAGTACGTGGATGACCGCGAGATCGAAGATAAATTGGTCCATTTTCTGGTTCAGATTCATAAGAAGTCACGGGTGAAGGACTGA
- a CDS encoding SpoIID/LytB domain-containing protein gives MKNKSSVIQSIFLSVLVLMLLIPATAQARKYSPIELEDQAQAQWHINYASYLIDIGKYFEALEQYDTAVDYSPVAKTRVNAMFGKAMVLSTFLDAPEKAADLYRMVGRNYPDYADTALYRLGFLYYQMNRYDRAKSVFQQYLRFFPKGKFKYQAEAVVSSMKVKEEQKPDQKPDEKLDEKPDEKPDEKIPGKISKEPTLRVCLSRKVKSMTVTTGSGKDKICTDELGCGRKYKVGMSGNKLTLDGKVVSASRIKFKSNGVLKVSYGSETKKVRGIINVSIRKGKLLILNQVEIEDYLRSVVPAESYASWPAETLKAQAVAARTYAYYQKKHRTHLFYDVYADTYDQMYAGVAREDKRTDKAVKQTRGQVMLYKKKPILSQYTANSGGFTADAKAIFGAGKAYLVAHKDPASLKGKMASWTKKYSRKEIEAKLKKIGISVPGIRSIKALEKGPSGRIVKVRIKYKSGYRDLRTRTTLGSSRVLKLPDILLKIDKKGDYYTFKGRGWGHGVGYSQWGAAELGKTKKYDHILKFYYPGSSIKQLW, from the coding sequence ATGAAGAATAAATCCAGTGTGATACAGAGTATTTTTCTTTCGGTTCTGGTTTTGATGCTTTTGATCCCGGCAACTGCACAGGCCCGGAAGTATTCGCCTATCGAGCTAGAGGATCAGGCGCAGGCCCAGTGGCATATTAATTATGCAAGCTACCTGATTGATATCGGTAAATATTTTGAGGCTCTTGAGCAGTACGATACAGCTGTGGACTATTCCCCCGTAGCAAAGACAAGGGTTAATGCCATGTTCGGTAAGGCCATGGTGCTGTCCACTTTTTTGGATGCCCCGGAAAAGGCAGCTGATCTTTACCGTATGGTCGGGCGTAATTACCCTGATTATGCGGATACGGCTCTCTATCGATTAGGATTTCTTTATTACCAGATGAACAGGTATGACCGGGCTAAATCCGTGTTTCAACAGTATTTGCGGTTTTTTCCAAAGGGGAAATTCAAGTATCAGGCTGAAGCGGTTGTCTCCTCCATGAAGGTTAAAGAGGAGCAGAAGCCGGACCAAAAGCCTGATGAGAAACTTGATGAGAAACCTGATGAGAAGCCCGATGAAAAAATTCCTGGAAAGATCAGCAAAGAGCCGACGCTTCGAGTTTGTTTGAGTCGAAAAGTGAAATCCATGACGGTGACTACCGGATCAGGGAAGGATAAAATTTGTACTGACGAACTTGGCTGCGGCCGCAAGTACAAGGTCGGCATGTCCGGCAATAAGTTGACCCTTGACGGCAAGGTGGTTTCAGCAAGTCGAATTAAATTCAAATCCAACGGCGTACTCAAGGTCAGTTATGGTTCTGAAACCAAGAAGGTGCGCGGAATTATTAATGTGAGTATCCGCAAAGGCAAATTGCTGATTCTTAATCAGGTAGAGATTGAAGATTACCTGCGTTCGGTAGTCCCTGCGGAATCATATGCTTCCTGGCCCGCTGAAACCTTGAAGGCTCAGGCTGTGGCAGCGCGGACTTATGCTTATTACCAGAAGAAGCACCGCACCCATCTTTTTTATGATGTATATGCCGATACCTACGACCAGATGTACGCTGGTGTGGCTCGTGAAGACAAGCGTACTGATAAGGCAGTAAAGCAGACTCGCGGTCAGGTGATGCTCTATAAGAAGAAGCCTATTCTTTCGCAGTATACGGCCAACAGCGGCGGTTTTACCGCAGATGCCAAGGCTATTTTTGGAGCAGGAAAGGCTTATCTCGTGGCACATAAAGATCCGGCCAGCCTAAAGGGCAAGATGGCATCATGGACTAAAAAGTACAGTAGAAAAGAGATTGAAGCCAAACTGAAGAAAATCGGTATTTCCGTGCCCGGAATCCGTTCCATCAAGGCTCTTGAAAAGGGTCCGTCCGGTAGGATTGTTAAGGTACGCATTAAATATAAATCCGGTTATCGCGACTTGCGTACCCGGACAACTCTGGGCAGTTCACGGGTATTGAAATTGCCTGATATTCTTTTGAAGATTGACAAGAAGGGAGATTATTATACATTTAAAGGCCGTGGCTGGGGTCATGGTGTTGGCTATTCGCAGTGGGGAGCTGCGGAACTTGGTAAAACCAAGAAGTACGATCACATTTTGAAATTTTATTATCCCGGCAGCAGCATCAAGCAGCTCTGGTAG
- a CDS encoding S-layer homology domain-containing protein: MKRYVIFLTGLLLILSLAGCGKKVKPMSIEDNPAHHYLMGMELIDQGMPEKAFVRFERAVALDDEYAPAIAGKALVYAMRAESESDDEYSAVDAERAIDQFDKAVREARRDKSHKFSAYVTGIRVYTHIATRGWLQRAEDLYADAKLMIKYVVEEDLPYYRQTEAVHYFMGEAYFKGGEFRKSEDVLGVVLSASPGKWHDKANALYNRAQKILRAMSNYTLTDVAKKIAVKEEVDRADVAALLVDELHLDRLFAGRIPVPGNDKKAEFTPADVVGHMFEPEIMTVLKWHVRGLEPTYDEQTRAYLFHPKKPMTRKELAFVLEDVLIKLTGDEAMSTQHMGQKRSLYPDVEATDAWYNAIVTVVNRNLMETDLSGAFRPDSNMDGADLILSLMRLRNIMNIY; the protein is encoded by the coding sequence ATGAAAAGATATGTAATATTTCTAACGGGCCTGCTTTTAATTCTCTCCCTTGCGGGATGCGGAAAAAAAGTAAAACCCATGTCCATTGAAGACAACCCGGCCCATCACTATCTGATGGGTATGGAGCTTATAGATCAGGGCATGCCTGAGAAGGCGTTTGTCCGTTTTGAAAGAGCAGTTGCTCTTGATGATGAATATGCTCCTGCCATTGCCGGTAAGGCTCTTGTTTACGCTATGCGTGCCGAGAGTGAGAGTGATGATGAATACAGTGCTGTTGATGCTGAACGGGCCATTGACCAATTTGATAAGGCCGTGCGTGAAGCAAGACGCGATAAATCACATAAATTCAGCGCTTATGTGACCGGTATCCGGGTTTATACTCATATCGCCACCCGTGGCTGGTTGCAGAGGGCTGAAGATCTCTACGCAGACGCCAAGCTGATGATCAAATATGTAGTGGAAGAGGATCTTCCTTACTACAGACAGACCGAGGCCGTTCATTACTTTATGGGCGAGGCCTATTTTAAGGGTGGCGAGTTCCGCAAGTCCGAGGATGTACTTGGCGTAGTGCTTTCCGCTTCTCCGGGGAAGTGGCATGACAAGGCTAACGCACTTTACAACCGTGCCCAGAAAATCTTGCGGGCCATGAGTAATTACACTCTGACCGATGTAGCCAAGAAGATTGCGGTTAAGGAAGAAGTTGACCGTGCTGACGTAGCTGCATTGCTGGTGGATGAACTCCATCTGGACAGGCTTTTTGCCGGACGCATTCCCGTTCCCGGAAATGATAAGAAGGCTGAATTTACTCCTGCCGATGTTGTAGGCCATATGTTCGAGCCGGAAATTATGACCGTTCTCAAGTGGCATGTCCGGGGGCTTGAGCCTACTTATGATGAGCAGACACGGGCGTATCTCTTCCATCCCAAGAAGCCCATGACCCGCAAGGAATTGGCTTTTGTTCTGGAAGATGTACTCATCAAGCTGACCGGTGATGAAGCTATGTCCACCCAGCATATGGGGCAAAAAAGATCTCTCTACCCTGATGTGGAAGCCACTGACGCATGGTACAACGCTATTGTTACCGTGGTTAACCGCAACCTGATGGAGACCGATTTGTCCGGTGCTTTCCGTCCTGATTCCAATATGGATGGTGCGGATTTGATTCTTTCTCTGATGCGTCTGCGTAACATCATGAATATCTATTAA